One window of Branchiostoma lanceolatum isolate klBraLanc5 chromosome 6, klBraLanc5.hap2, whole genome shotgun sequence genomic DNA carries:
- the LOC136436326 gene encoding heat shock 70 kDa protein 4-like isoform X3, whose product MSVVGFDLGNLSCYIGVARQGGIETIANEYSDRCTPTVVSFGEKQRSIGTPAKNQMVTNYKNTVYQFKRFLGRRFQDPQVQAELQHVQFKATEMPDGSVGMKLHYQGEEQVFSTEQIAGMMLTKLKEVSEMNLKVKVVDCVISVPCFFTDSERRAVLDSATIAGLNVLKLMNDTTAAALAYGIYKQDLPAPEEKPRNVVFVDMGYKSLQVSACAFNKGKLKVLATAFDSTIGGHNFDLRLAEHFAEEFKKKYKVDAKTKPRAMLRLLTECEKLKKLMSANATEIPMNIECFMEDKDVTGRMKRGDFEAKCADLLARLEGPLKSILEQTNLKSDAIDSVEIIGGQTRMPAVKEIIKKVFGKETSTTLNADEAVARGCTLQCAMLSPTFRVRDFSVTDVVPFPISLSWKAAIDEEGDMEVFTKNHAAPFSKMLTFYRKDPFTLQARYSLPNDIPHPDPVIGKFFIDKVVPNQEGESAKVKVKVRVNINGIFTVSSAQLVEKLPPQPAEEEKKEEETKSKDDKAKEDSKEVEDMETDQTPNGPSENLNGETPGSDEDKTAEDGKKEEMETDNKGKAAADETADNSPKKKEKKDDGKKDGKEPAPKKPKKLVKMIDLPIETKVHQLSKDLINSYTEQEGKMIMADKLEKERQDAKNAVEEYVYDIRDKLYGDFEPFITEEEREKFSVVLGTTEDWLYEEGEDQPKQVYLDKIAELKKTGEPVRARFKEELERPAAFEELGKMLQQYRKVLDLYTQKDEKYNHIEEEEMKKVETEIAEKQSWLDGKAQAQKNQARHQDPVVKVTQIRAETKALDSKCKAIVNKPKPKAEPPKEDKKKDEKEKKEKGEKKEGNPPKENEAQENDTKEDSVNGNNNPEKTTTEKDGVPDPSMEVD is encoded by the exons ATGTCTGTCGTGGGGTTCGACCTAGGAAACCTGTCGTGCTATATCGGTGTGGCCAGACAAGGGGGAATAGAAACCATCGCCAATGAATACAGTGACAGATGTACACC GACAGTGGTATCATTTGGAGAGAAACAGAGATCAATTGGAACTCCTGCAAAGAACCAG ATGGTGACGAACTACAAGAACACGGTGTACCAGTTCAAGCGGTTCCTGGGCCGGCGGTTCCAGGACCCACAGGTTCAGGCAGAGCTGCAGCATGTCCAGTTCAAGGCCACAGAGATGCCTGACGGATCCGTAGGGATGAAG CTACACTACCAGGGTGAGGAACAAGTCTTTAGTACGGAACAGATCGCAGGGATGATGCTCACCAAACTCAAGGAGGTCTCAGAGATGAACCTCAAGGTCAAAGTGGTGGACTGTGTCATTTCT GTCCCGTGTTTCTTCACCGATTCTGAGAGAAGAGCGGTGCTGGACTCGGCCACCATCGCAGGACTCAACGTCCTGAAACTCATGAACGACACCACAGCAG CTGCCCTTGCGTACGGTATCTACAAGCAGGACCTTCCTGCTCCAGAAGAGAAGCCGCGGAACGTTGTGTTTGTGGATATGGGCTACAAGTCACTGCAGGTGTCCGCCTGCGCTTTCAACAAGGGTAAACTCAAG GTCTTAGCAACTGCGTTTGATTCGACTATCGGCGGGCATAACTTTGACTTGAGGCTGGCAGAACACTTCGCGGAGGAGTTTAAGAAGAAGTACAAGGTGGATGCCAAGACGAAGCCGCGTGCGATGCTGCGTCTTCTGACGGAGTGCGAGAAGCTGAAGAAACTGATGAGTGCCAACGCCACGGAGATTCCCATGAACATCGAATGCTTCATGGAGGACAAGGACGTCACCGGCAGGATGAagag GGGAGACTTTGAAGCGAAGTGTGCAGACCTGTTGGCACGATTGGAGGGACCTCTCAAGTCTATACTGGAGCAAACCA ACCTGAAGTCAGATGCGATTGACTCAGTTGAGATCATCGGAGGACAGACACGCATGCCGGCCGTCAAGGAGATCATCAAGAAGGTGTTCGGGAAGGAGACCAGCACGACCTTGAATGCAGACGAGGCTGTGGCCAGAGGATGTACTCTACAG TGTGCTATGCTGTCGCCGACATTCCGCGTGCGTGACTTCTCTGTCACCGACGTCGTCCCGTTTCCCATCTCACTCAGCTGGAAGGCTGCCATCGACGAGGAAGG GGACATGGAAGTTTTCACCAAGAACCACGCGGCGCCGTTCTCCAAGATGCTGACCTTCTACCGCAAGGATCCCTTCACCCTGCAGGCTAGATACTCACTGCCCAACGATATCCCACACCCGGACCCTGTCATTG GCAAGTTCTTCATAGACAAGGTCGTGCCGAACCAAGAAGGTGAAAGTGCAAAGGTCAAGGTGAAGGTCAGGGTGAACATCAACGGCATCTTCACGGTGTCTAGCGCACAGCTGGTGGAGAAACTGCCGCCTCAGCCGGccgaggaggagaagaaggaagaagagaCTAAGAGTAAAGAtg ACAAAGCAAAGGAAGACTCCAAGGAAGTAGAAGACATGGAGACAGACCAGACGCCAAACGGACCAAGTGAGAACCTGAACGGAGAAACTCCTGGAAGTGATGAAGACAAAACGGCCGAAGATGGAAAGAAAGAGGAG ATGGAAACTGATAACAAAGGGAAAGCAGCTGCAGATGAAACTGCGGACAACTCTCCTAAGAAAAAG GAGAAGAAAGATGATGGTAAGAAGGATGGGAAGGAGCCTGCACCAAAGAAACCTAAGAAGTTGGTGAAGATGATCGACCTCCCCATCGAGACGAAGGTCCACCAACTCTCAAAGGACCTCATCAACTCGTACACAGAACAAGAG GGTAAGATGATCATGGCAGACAAGCTGGAGAAGGAACGACAGGATGCCAAGAACGCAGTCGAGGAATACGTGTATGACATCAGAGACAAGCTGTACGGAGACTTTGAACCCTTTATCACAGAGGAG GAGCGGGAAAAGTTCTCGGTCGTCCTGGGTACCACGGAAGACTGGCTATACGAGGAGGGAGAGGACCAGCCCAAGCAGGTGTACCTGGACAAGATCGCGGAGCTCAAGAAGACGGGAGAACCCGTCAGGGCGAGATTTAAGGAGGAGCTGGAGCGGCCGGCTGCCTTCGAGGAGCTAGGGAAGATGCTTCAACAGTACAGGAAG GTCTTGGACTTGTACACACAGAAG GACGAGAAGTACAACCACatagaggaggaggagatgaagaAAGTGGAGACGGAGATAGCTGAGAAGCAGAGCTGGTTGGACGGGAAGGCTCAGGCCCAGAAGAACCAAGCACGGCACCAGGACCCCGTGGTCAAGGTCACACAGATCAGAGCAGAGACCAAG gccctggattcaaaatgcaAAGCTATCGTCAACAAGCCCAAACCAAAGGCAGAGCCTCCCAAGGAAGACAAGAAAAAAGAcgagaaagaaaagaaggagaagggagaaaagaaggaaggaaatCCTCCGAAAGAAAACGAAGCACAGGAGAATGACACAAAAGAGGACTCAGTAAATGGAAACAACAATCCAGAGAAGACGACAACAGAGAAGGATGGGGTGCCAGATCCCTCTATGGAAGTAGACTAG
- the LOC136436326 gene encoding heat shock 70 kDa protein 4-like isoform X4, which yields MSVVGFDLGNLSCYIGVARQGGIETIANEYSDRCTPTVVSFGEKQRSIGTPAKNQMVTNYKNTVYQFKRFLGRRFQDPQVQAELQHVQFKATEMPDGSVGMKLHYQGEEQVFSTEQIAGMMLTKLKEVSEMNLKVKVVDCVISVPCFFTDSERRAVLDSATIAGLNVLKLMNDTTAAALAYGIYKQDLPAPEEKPRNVVFVDMGYKSLQVSACAFNKGKLKVLATAFDSTIGGHNFDLRLAEHFAEEFKKKYKVDAKTKPRAMLRLLTECEKLKKLMSANATEIPMNIECFMEDKDVTGRMKRGDFEAKCADLLARLEGPLKSILEQTNLKSDAIDSVEIIGGQTRMPAVKEIIKKVFGKETSTTLNADEAVARGCTLQCAMLSPTFRVRDFSVTDVVPFPISLSWKAAIDEEGDMEVFTKNHAAPFSKMLTFYRKDPFTLQARYSLPNDIPHPDPVIGKFFIDKVVPNQEGESAKVKVKVRVNINGIFTVSSAQLVEKLPPQPAEEEKKEEETKSKDGKKKKKQKTKDVDKAKEDSKEVEDMETDQTPNGPSENLNGETPGSDEDKTAEDGKKEEEKKDDGKKDGKEPAPKKPKKLVKMIDLPIETKVHQLSKDLINSYTEQEGKMIMADKLEKERQDAKNAVEEYVYDIRDKLYGDFEPFITEEEREKFSVVLGTTEDWLYEEGEDQPKQVYLDKIAELKKTGEPVRARFKEELERPAAFEELGKMLQQYRKVLDLYTQKDEKYNHIEEEEMKKVETEIAEKQSWLDGKAQAQKNQARHQDPVVKVTQIRAETKALDSKCKAIVNKPKPKAEPPKEDKKKDEKEKKEKGEKKEGNPPKENEAQENDTKEDSVNGNNNPEKTTTEKDGVPDPSMEVD from the exons ATGTCTGTCGTGGGGTTCGACCTAGGAAACCTGTCGTGCTATATCGGTGTGGCCAGACAAGGGGGAATAGAAACCATCGCCAATGAATACAGTGACAGATGTACACC GACAGTGGTATCATTTGGAGAGAAACAGAGATCAATTGGAACTCCTGCAAAGAACCAG ATGGTGACGAACTACAAGAACACGGTGTACCAGTTCAAGCGGTTCCTGGGCCGGCGGTTCCAGGACCCACAGGTTCAGGCAGAGCTGCAGCATGTCCAGTTCAAGGCCACAGAGATGCCTGACGGATCCGTAGGGATGAAG CTACACTACCAGGGTGAGGAACAAGTCTTTAGTACGGAACAGATCGCAGGGATGATGCTCACCAAACTCAAGGAGGTCTCAGAGATGAACCTCAAGGTCAAAGTGGTGGACTGTGTCATTTCT GTCCCGTGTTTCTTCACCGATTCTGAGAGAAGAGCGGTGCTGGACTCGGCCACCATCGCAGGACTCAACGTCCTGAAACTCATGAACGACACCACAGCAG CTGCCCTTGCGTACGGTATCTACAAGCAGGACCTTCCTGCTCCAGAAGAGAAGCCGCGGAACGTTGTGTTTGTGGATATGGGCTACAAGTCACTGCAGGTGTCCGCCTGCGCTTTCAACAAGGGTAAACTCAAG GTCTTAGCAACTGCGTTTGATTCGACTATCGGCGGGCATAACTTTGACTTGAGGCTGGCAGAACACTTCGCGGAGGAGTTTAAGAAGAAGTACAAGGTGGATGCCAAGACGAAGCCGCGTGCGATGCTGCGTCTTCTGACGGAGTGCGAGAAGCTGAAGAAACTGATGAGTGCCAACGCCACGGAGATTCCCATGAACATCGAATGCTTCATGGAGGACAAGGACGTCACCGGCAGGATGAagag GGGAGACTTTGAAGCGAAGTGTGCAGACCTGTTGGCACGATTGGAGGGACCTCTCAAGTCTATACTGGAGCAAACCA ACCTGAAGTCAGATGCGATTGACTCAGTTGAGATCATCGGAGGACAGACACGCATGCCGGCCGTCAAGGAGATCATCAAGAAGGTGTTCGGGAAGGAGACCAGCACGACCTTGAATGCAGACGAGGCTGTGGCCAGAGGATGTACTCTACAG TGTGCTATGCTGTCGCCGACATTCCGCGTGCGTGACTTCTCTGTCACCGACGTCGTCCCGTTTCCCATCTCACTCAGCTGGAAGGCTGCCATCGACGAGGAAGG GGACATGGAAGTTTTCACCAAGAACCACGCGGCGCCGTTCTCCAAGATGCTGACCTTCTACCGCAAGGATCCCTTCACCCTGCAGGCTAGATACTCACTGCCCAACGATATCCCACACCCGGACCCTGTCATTG GCAAGTTCTTCATAGACAAGGTCGTGCCGAACCAAGAAGGTGAAAGTGCAAAGGTCAAGGTGAAGGTCAGGGTGAACATCAACGGCATCTTCACGGTGTCTAGCGCACAGCTGGTGGAGAAACTGCCGCCTCAGCCGGccgaggaggagaagaaggaagaagagaCTAAGAGTAAAGAtggtaagaagaagaagaagcaaaaAACAAAAGATGTCG ACAAAGCAAAGGAAGACTCCAAGGAAGTAGAAGACATGGAGACAGACCAGACGCCAAACGGACCAAGTGAGAACCTGAACGGAGAAACTCCTGGAAGTGATGAAGACAAAACGGCCGAAGATGGAAAGAAAGAGGAG GAGAAGAAAGATGATGGTAAGAAGGATGGGAAGGAGCCTGCACCAAAGAAACCTAAGAAGTTGGTGAAGATGATCGACCTCCCCATCGAGACGAAGGTCCACCAACTCTCAAAGGACCTCATCAACTCGTACACAGAACAAGAG GGTAAGATGATCATGGCAGACAAGCTGGAGAAGGAACGACAGGATGCCAAGAACGCAGTCGAGGAATACGTGTATGACATCAGAGACAAGCTGTACGGAGACTTTGAACCCTTTATCACAGAGGAG GAGCGGGAAAAGTTCTCGGTCGTCCTGGGTACCACGGAAGACTGGCTATACGAGGAGGGAGAGGACCAGCCCAAGCAGGTGTACCTGGACAAGATCGCGGAGCTCAAGAAGACGGGAGAACCCGTCAGGGCGAGATTTAAGGAGGAGCTGGAGCGGCCGGCTGCCTTCGAGGAGCTAGGGAAGATGCTTCAACAGTACAGGAAG GTCTTGGACTTGTACACACAGAAG GACGAGAAGTACAACCACatagaggaggaggagatgaagaAAGTGGAGACGGAGATAGCTGAGAAGCAGAGCTGGTTGGACGGGAAGGCTCAGGCCCAGAAGAACCAAGCACGGCACCAGGACCCCGTGGTCAAGGTCACACAGATCAGAGCAGAGACCAAG gccctggattcaaaatgcaAAGCTATCGTCAACAAGCCCAAACCAAAGGCAGAGCCTCCCAAGGAAGACAAGAAAAAAGAcgagaaagaaaagaaggagaagggagaaaagaaggaaggaaatCCTCCGAAAGAAAACGAAGCACAGGAGAATGACACAAAAGAGGACTCAGTAAATGGAAACAACAATCCAGAGAAGACGACAACAGAGAAGGATGGGGTGCCAGATCCCTCTATGGAAGTAGACTAG
- the LOC136436326 gene encoding heat shock 70 kDa protein 4-like isoform X2, producing the protein MSVVGFDLGNLSCYIGVARQGGIETIANEYSDRCTPTVVSFGEKQRSIGTPAKNQMVTNYKNTVYQFKRFLGRRFQDPQVQAELQHVQFKATEMPDGSVGMKLHYQGEEQVFSTEQIAGMMLTKLKEVSEMNLKVKVVDCVISVPCFFTDSERRAVLDSATIAGLNVLKLMNDTTAAALAYGIYKQDLPAPEEKPRNVVFVDMGYKSLQVSACAFNKGKLKVLATAFDSTIGGHNFDLRLAEHFAEEFKKKYKVDAKTKPRAMLRLLTECEKLKKLMSANATEIPMNIECFMEDKDVTGRMKRGDFEAKCADLLARLEGPLKSILEQTNLKSDAIDSVEIIGGQTRMPAVKEIIKKVFGKETSTTLNADEAVARGCTLQCAMLSPTFRVRDFSVTDVVPFPISLSWKAAIDEEGDMEVFTKNHAAPFSKMLTFYRKDPFTLQARYSLPNDIPHPDPVIGKFFIDKVVPNQEGESAKVKVKVRVNINGIFTVSSAQLVEKLPPQPAEEEKKEEETKSKDGKKKKKQKTKDVDKAKEDSKEVEDMETDQTPNGPSENLNGETPGSDEDKTAEDGKKEEMETDNKGKAAADETADNSPKKKEKKDDGKKDGKEPAPKKPKKLVKMIDLPIETKVHQLSKDLINSYTEQEGKMIMADKLEKERQDAKNAVEEYVYDIRDKLYGDFEPFITEEEREKFSVVLGTTEDWLYEEGEDQPKQVYLDKIAELKKTGEPVRARFKEELERPAAFEELGKMLQQYRKVLDLYAQKDEKYNHIEEEEMKKVETEIAEKQSWLDGKAQAQKNQARHQDPVVKVTQIRAETKALDSKCKAIVNKPKPKAEPPKEDKKKDEKEKKEKGEKKEGNPPKENEAQENDTKEDSVNGNNNPEKTTTEKDGVPDPSMEVD; encoded by the exons ATGTCTGTCGTGGGGTTCGACCTAGGAAACCTGTCGTGCTATATCGGTGTGGCCAGACAAGGGGGAATAGAAACCATCGCCAATGAATACAGTGACAGATGTACACC GACAGTGGTATCATTTGGAGAGAAACAGAGATCAATTGGAACTCCTGCAAAGAACCAG ATGGTGACGAACTACAAGAACACGGTGTACCAGTTCAAGCGGTTCCTGGGCCGGCGGTTCCAGGACCCACAGGTTCAGGCAGAGCTGCAGCATGTCCAGTTCAAGGCCACAGAGATGCCTGACGGATCCGTAGGGATGAAG CTACACTACCAGGGTGAGGAACAAGTCTTTAGTACGGAACAGATCGCAGGGATGATGCTCACCAAACTCAAGGAGGTCTCAGAGATGAACCTCAAGGTCAAAGTGGTGGACTGTGTCATTTCT GTCCCGTGTTTCTTCACCGATTCTGAGAGAAGAGCGGTGCTGGACTCGGCCACCATCGCAGGACTCAACGTCCTGAAACTCATGAACGACACCACAGCAG CTGCCCTTGCGTACGGTATCTACAAGCAGGACCTTCCTGCTCCAGAAGAGAAGCCGCGGAACGTTGTGTTTGTGGATATGGGCTACAAGTCACTGCAGGTGTCCGCCTGCGCTTTCAACAAGGGTAAACTCAAG GTCTTAGCAACTGCGTTTGATTCGACTATCGGCGGGCATAACTTTGACTTGAGGCTGGCAGAACACTTCGCGGAGGAGTTTAAGAAGAAGTACAAGGTGGATGCCAAGACGAAGCCGCGTGCGATGCTGCGTCTTCTGACGGAGTGCGAGAAGCTGAAGAAACTGATGAGTGCCAACGCCACGGAGATTCCCATGAACATCGAATGCTTCATGGAGGACAAGGACGTCACCGGCAGGATGAagag GGGAGACTTTGAAGCGAAGTGTGCAGACCTGTTGGCACGATTGGAGGGACCTCTCAAGTCTATACTGGAGCAAACCA ACCTGAAGTCAGATGCGATTGACTCAGTTGAGATCATCGGAGGACAGACACGCATGCCGGCCGTCAAGGAGATCATCAAGAAGGTGTTCGGGAAGGAGACCAGCACGACCTTGAATGCAGACGAGGCTGTGGCCAGAGGATGTACTCTACAG TGTGCTATGCTGTCGCCGACATTCCGCGTGCGTGACTTCTCTGTCACCGACGTCGTCCCGTTTCCCATCTCACTCAGCTGGAAGGCTGCCATCGACGAGGAAGG GGACATGGAAGTTTTCACCAAGAACCACGCGGCGCCGTTCTCCAAGATGCTGACCTTCTACCGCAAGGATCCCTTCACCCTGCAGGCTAGATACTCACTGCCCAACGATATCCCACACCCGGACCCTGTCATTG GCAAGTTCTTCATAGACAAGGTCGTGCCGAACCAAGAAGGTGAAAGTGCAAAGGTCAAGGTGAAGGTCAGGGTGAACATCAACGGCATCTTCACGGTGTCTAGCGCACAGCTGGTGGAGAAACTGCCGCCTCAGCCGGccgaggaggagaagaaggaagaagagaCTAAGAGTAAAGAtggtaagaagaagaagaagcaaaaAACAAAAGATGTCG ACAAAGCAAAGGAAGACTCCAAGGAAGTAGAAGACATGGAGACAGACCAGACGCCAAACGGACCAAGTGAGAACCTGAACGGAGAAACTCCTGGAAGTGATGAAGACAAAACGGCCGAAGATGGAAAGAAAGAGGAG ATGGAAACTGATAACAAAGGGAAAGCAGCTGCAGATGAAACTGCGGACAACTCTCCTAAGAAAAAG GAGAAGAAAGATGATGGTAAGAAGGATGGGAAGGAGCCTGCACCAAAGAAACCTAAGAAGTTGGTGAAGATGATCGACCTCCCCATCGAGACGAAGGTCCACCAACTCTCAAAGGACCTCATCAACTCGTACACAGAACAAGAG GGTAAGATGATCATGGCAGACAAGCTGGAGAAGGAACGACAGGATGCCAAGAACGCAGTCGAGGAATACGTGTATGACATCAGAGACAAGCTGTACGGAGACTTTGAACCCTTTATCACAGAGGAG GAGCGGGAAAAGTTCTCGGTCGTCCTGGGTACCACGGAAGACTGGCTATACGAGGAGGGAGAGGACCAGCCCAAGCAGGTGTACCTGGACAAGATCGCGGAGCTCAAGAAGACGGGAGAACCCGTCAGGGCGAGATTTAAGGAGGAGCTGGAGCGGCCGGCTGCCTTCGAGGAGCTAGGGAAGATGCTTCAACAGTACAGGAAGGTCTTGGACTTGTACGCACAGAAG GACGAGAAGTACAACCACatagaggaggaggagatgaagaAAGTGGAGACGGAGATAGCTGAGAAGCAGAGCTGGTTGGACGGGAAGGCTCAGGCCCAGAAGAACCAAGCACGGCACCAGGACCCCGTGGTCAAGGTCACACAGATCAGAGCAGAGACCAAG gccctggattcaaaatgcaAAGCTATCGTCAACAAGCCCAAACCAAAGGCAGAGCCTCCCAAGGAAGACAAGAAAAAAGAcgagaaagaaaagaaggagaagggagaaaagaaggaaggaaatCCTCCGAAAGAAAACGAAGCACAGGAGAATGACACAAAAGAGGACTCAGTAAATGGAAACAACAATCCAGAGAAGACGACAACAGAGAAGGATGGGGTGCCAGATCCCTCTATGGAAGTAGACTAG
- the LOC136436326 gene encoding heat shock 70 kDa protein 4-like isoform X1: protein MSVVGFDLGNLSCYIGVARQGGIETIANEYSDRCTPTVVSFGEKQRSIGTPAKNQMVTNYKNTVYQFKRFLGRRFQDPQVQAELQHVQFKATEMPDGSVGMKLHYQGEEQVFSTEQIAGMMLTKLKEVSEMNLKVKVVDCVISVPCFFTDSERRAVLDSATIAGLNVLKLMNDTTAAALAYGIYKQDLPAPEEKPRNVVFVDMGYKSLQVSACAFNKGKLKVLATAFDSTIGGHNFDLRLAEHFAEEFKKKYKVDAKTKPRAMLRLLTECEKLKKLMSANATEIPMNIECFMEDKDVTGRMKRGDFEAKCADLLARLEGPLKSILEQTNLKSDAIDSVEIIGGQTRMPAVKEIIKKVFGKETSTTLNADEAVARGCTLQCAMLSPTFRVRDFSVTDVVPFPISLSWKAAIDEEGDMEVFTKNHAAPFSKMLTFYRKDPFTLQARYSLPNDIPHPDPVIGKFFIDKVVPNQEGESAKVKVKVRVNINGIFTVSSAQLVEKLPPQPAEEEKKEEETKSKDGKKKKKQKTKDVDKAKEDSKEVEDMETDQTPNGPSENLNGETPGSDEDKTAEDGKKEEMETDNKGKAAADETADNSPKKKEKKDDGKKDGKEPAPKKPKKLVKMIDLPIETKVHQLSKDLINSYTEQEGKMIMADKLEKERQDAKNAVEEYVYDIRDKLYGDFEPFITEEEREKFSVVLGTTEDWLYEEGEDQPKQVYLDKIAELKKTGEPVRARFKEELERPAAFEELGKMLQQYRKVLDLYTQKDEKYNHIEEEEMKKVETEIAEKQSWLDGKAQAQKNQARHQDPVVKVTQIRAETKALDSKCKAIVNKPKPKAEPPKEDKKKDEKEKKEKGEKKEGNPPKENEAQENDTKEDSVNGNNNPEKTTTEKDGVPDPSMEVD from the exons ATGTCTGTCGTGGGGTTCGACCTAGGAAACCTGTCGTGCTATATCGGTGTGGCCAGACAAGGGGGAATAGAAACCATCGCCAATGAATACAGTGACAGATGTACACC GACAGTGGTATCATTTGGAGAGAAACAGAGATCAATTGGAACTCCTGCAAAGAACCAG ATGGTGACGAACTACAAGAACACGGTGTACCAGTTCAAGCGGTTCCTGGGCCGGCGGTTCCAGGACCCACAGGTTCAGGCAGAGCTGCAGCATGTCCAGTTCAAGGCCACAGAGATGCCTGACGGATCCGTAGGGATGAAG CTACACTACCAGGGTGAGGAACAAGTCTTTAGTACGGAACAGATCGCAGGGATGATGCTCACCAAACTCAAGGAGGTCTCAGAGATGAACCTCAAGGTCAAAGTGGTGGACTGTGTCATTTCT GTCCCGTGTTTCTTCACCGATTCTGAGAGAAGAGCGGTGCTGGACTCGGCCACCATCGCAGGACTCAACGTCCTGAAACTCATGAACGACACCACAGCAG CTGCCCTTGCGTACGGTATCTACAAGCAGGACCTTCCTGCTCCAGAAGAGAAGCCGCGGAACGTTGTGTTTGTGGATATGGGCTACAAGTCACTGCAGGTGTCCGCCTGCGCTTTCAACAAGGGTAAACTCAAG GTCTTAGCAACTGCGTTTGATTCGACTATCGGCGGGCATAACTTTGACTTGAGGCTGGCAGAACACTTCGCGGAGGAGTTTAAGAAGAAGTACAAGGTGGATGCCAAGACGAAGCCGCGTGCGATGCTGCGTCTTCTGACGGAGTGCGAGAAGCTGAAGAAACTGATGAGTGCCAACGCCACGGAGATTCCCATGAACATCGAATGCTTCATGGAGGACAAGGACGTCACCGGCAGGATGAagag GGGAGACTTTGAAGCGAAGTGTGCAGACCTGTTGGCACGATTGGAGGGACCTCTCAAGTCTATACTGGAGCAAACCA ACCTGAAGTCAGATGCGATTGACTCAGTTGAGATCATCGGAGGACAGACACGCATGCCGGCCGTCAAGGAGATCATCAAGAAGGTGTTCGGGAAGGAGACCAGCACGACCTTGAATGCAGACGAGGCTGTGGCCAGAGGATGTACTCTACAG TGTGCTATGCTGTCGCCGACATTCCGCGTGCGTGACTTCTCTGTCACCGACGTCGTCCCGTTTCCCATCTCACTCAGCTGGAAGGCTGCCATCGACGAGGAAGG GGACATGGAAGTTTTCACCAAGAACCACGCGGCGCCGTTCTCCAAGATGCTGACCTTCTACCGCAAGGATCCCTTCACCCTGCAGGCTAGATACTCACTGCCCAACGATATCCCACACCCGGACCCTGTCATTG GCAAGTTCTTCATAGACAAGGTCGTGCCGAACCAAGAAGGTGAAAGTGCAAAGGTCAAGGTGAAGGTCAGGGTGAACATCAACGGCATCTTCACGGTGTCTAGCGCACAGCTGGTGGAGAAACTGCCGCCTCAGCCGGccgaggaggagaagaaggaagaagagaCTAAGAGTAAAGAtggtaagaagaagaagaagcaaaaAACAAAAGATGTCG ACAAAGCAAAGGAAGACTCCAAGGAAGTAGAAGACATGGAGACAGACCAGACGCCAAACGGACCAAGTGAGAACCTGAACGGAGAAACTCCTGGAAGTGATGAAGACAAAACGGCCGAAGATGGAAAGAAAGAGGAG ATGGAAACTGATAACAAAGGGAAAGCAGCTGCAGATGAAACTGCGGACAACTCTCCTAAGAAAAAG GAGAAGAAAGATGATGGTAAGAAGGATGGGAAGGAGCCTGCACCAAAGAAACCTAAGAAGTTGGTGAAGATGATCGACCTCCCCATCGAGACGAAGGTCCACCAACTCTCAAAGGACCTCATCAACTCGTACACAGAACAAGAG GGTAAGATGATCATGGCAGACAAGCTGGAGAAGGAACGACAGGATGCCAAGAACGCAGTCGAGGAATACGTGTATGACATCAGAGACAAGCTGTACGGAGACTTTGAACCCTTTATCACAGAGGAG GAGCGGGAAAAGTTCTCGGTCGTCCTGGGTACCACGGAAGACTGGCTATACGAGGAGGGAGAGGACCAGCCCAAGCAGGTGTACCTGGACAAGATCGCGGAGCTCAAGAAGACGGGAGAACCCGTCAGGGCGAGATTTAAGGAGGAGCTGGAGCGGCCGGCTGCCTTCGAGGAGCTAGGGAAGATGCTTCAACAGTACAGGAAG GTCTTGGACTTGTACACACAGAAG GACGAGAAGTACAACCACatagaggaggaggagatgaagaAAGTGGAGACGGAGATAGCTGAGAAGCAGAGCTGGTTGGACGGGAAGGCTCAGGCCCAGAAGAACCAAGCACGGCACCAGGACCCCGTGGTCAAGGTCACACAGATCAGAGCAGAGACCAAG gccctggattcaaaatgcaAAGCTATCGTCAACAAGCCCAAACCAAAGGCAGAGCCTCCCAAGGAAGACAAGAAAAAAGAcgagaaagaaaagaaggagaagggagaaaagaaggaaggaaatCCTCCGAAAGAAAACGAAGCACAGGAGAATGACACAAAAGAGGACTCAGTAAATGGAAACAACAATCCAGAGAAGACGACAACAGAGAAGGATGGGGTGCCAGATCCCTCTATGGAAGTAGACTAG